The following coding sequences lie in one Arachis hypogaea cultivar Tifrunner chromosome 9, arahy.Tifrunner.gnm2.J5K5, whole genome shotgun sequence genomic window:
- the LOC112711583 gene encoding organelle RRM domain-containing protein 2, mitochondrial: MMAFFSGAQRFLRQSSFVVASHFTSTRFTSTLTSPKLFISGLSRLTTDEKLTEAFSPFGQLLEAKVITDRASGRSKGYGFVTYATIEDAEKARAGMNAKFIDGWVIFVDPAKPRETRPPQQPQSQPSGAGFTVNKTIGWCG, from the exons ATGATGGCGTTCTTCAGTGGAGCTCAGCGATTTCTCCGCCAGTCTTCTTTTGTTGTGGCCTCCCACTTCACCTCTACTCGTTTCACTTCGACTCTtacttccccaaaactcttcatcaGCG GTCTTTCAAGACTGACAACAGATGAAAAACTTACTGAAGCGTTTTCTCCTTTCGGGCAGCTGCTTGAAG CAAAGGTTATAACCGATAGAGCCTCTGGACGATCAAAGGGATATGGATTTGTAACTTATGCGACCATAGAAGATGCTGAAAAGGCGAGAGCCGGAATGAATGCTAAATTTATTGATGGATGGGTTATATTTGTTGATCCTGCCAAACCAAGAGAGACCCGACCTCCTCAGCAGCCACAGTCTCAGCCCTCTGGAGCTGGTTTCACGGTTAACAAGACAATTGGATGGTGTGGTTGA
- the LOC112711582 gene encoding uncharacterized protein isoform X2, protein MAWWSGLRELKPLLHLLLPLSIHWVAEEMTVSVLVDVTTSALCPRHTTCSKAIYINGLQQTVVGIFKMVVLPILGQLSDEHGRKPLLLITMSTTIIPFALLAWNQSERFVYAYYVLRTISFIISQGSIFCISAAYVADVISESKRAAVFGWITGMFSASHVLGNFLARFLPQSYIFMVSIALLIFCPVYMQFFLIETVKVAPRKNHESGCCMKVVDFLNQRYKSMRKAAEIVMFSPTLRGMAIVTFFYKLGMSGINSVLLYYLKAVFGFNKNQFSELLMMVGIGSIFSQMVVLPLLNPLVGEKVILCSALLASIAYAWLYGLAWASWTYAIISKASSSVNQGKAQSFIGGTQSISHLLSPIAMTPLTSWFLSTNAPFDCKGFSIICASICMIISLCFACLLKPDDHSCSSDDDIENNQQTALLSE, encoded by the exons ATGGCATGGTGGAGTGGGCTAAGGGAGCTAAAGCCTTTGCTTCACTTGCTGCTTCCACTTAGCATCCATTGGGTTGCTGAAGAAATGACCGTTTCTGTTCTTGTTGATGTCACCACTTCTGCTCTCTGTCCTCGTCACACTACTTGCTCCAAAGCCATTTACATCAATGGCCTTCAACAAACG GTTGTTGGAATTTTCAAGATGGTGGTTCTTCCAATACTAGGTCAGCTTTCGGATGAACATGGCCGTAAGCCTTTGCTTCTCATTACCATGTCAACTACTATTATTCCTTTTG CTTTACTTGCCTGGAATCAATCTGAGAGATTTGTCTATGCTTACTATGTTCTTCGAACAATTTCATTTATAATCAGTCAAgggagcattttctgcatttCTGCTGCATATGTG GCAGATGTTATCAGTGAAAGCAAAAGAGCAGCTGTATTTGGTTGGATTACTGGCATGTTTTCTGCTTCACATGTTCTTGGGAATTTCCTTGCTCGGTTTCTTCCCCAAAGCTACATTTTCATG GTTTCAATAGCACTTTTGATATTTTGTCCTGTTTATATGCAATTCTTCCTCATTGAGACGGTGAAAGTTGCTCCGAGAAAAAATCATGAGTCAGGATGCTGCATGAAGGTAGTTGATTTTCTCAACCAGAGATACAAATCTATGAGAAAAGCTGCAGAAATAGTCATGTTCAG TCCAACATTGAGGGGCATGGCTATTGTCACCTTCTTTTACAAGTTGGGAATGTCAGGCATAAACAGTGTTTTACTG TACTATTTGAAAGCCGTTTTCGGTTTCAACAAAAATCAGTTCTCAGAACTTCTGATGATGGTTGGAATTGGTTCAATATTTTCTCAG ATGGTGGTGCTTCCCCTACTAAATCCACTGGTTGGAGAGAAAGTGATACTTTGCTCTGCATTGCTTGCATCAATAGCATAT GCATGGCTCTATGGATTAGCATGGGCATCTTGG ACATATGCTATTATCTCAAAAGCATCAAGCTCAGTCAATCAG GGAAAAGCACAAAGTTTTATTGGTGGAACACAATCTATATCACATTTACTATCACCTATTGCTATGACTCCATTGACTT CATGGTTTCTATCTACAAATGCTCCTTTTGATTGCAAAGGTTTCAGTATTATATGTGCATCAATATGCATG ATAATTTCACTTTGTTTTGCTTGCCTGCTGAAGCCCGATGATCATagttgctcaagtgatgatgacATAGAGAACAACCAGCAAACCGCTCTTCTTAGTGAATAG
- the LOC112711582 gene encoding uncharacterized protein isoform X1 — protein sequence MAWWSGLRELKPLLHLLLPLSIHWVAEEMTVSVLVDVTTSALCPRHTTCSKAIYINGLQQTVVGIFKMVVLPILGQLSDEHGRKPLLLITMSTTIIPFALLAWNQSERFVYAYYVLRTISFIISQGSIFCISAAYVADVISESKRAAVFGWITGMFSASHVLGNFLARFLPQSYIFMVSIALLIFCPVYMQFFLIETVKVAPRKNHESGCCMKVVDFLNQRYKSMRKAAEIVMFSPTLRGMAIVTFFYKLGMSGINSVLLYYLKAVFGFNKNQFSELLMMVGIGSIFSQMVVLPLLNPLVGEKVILCSALLASIAYAWLYGLAWASWVPYLSASFGVIYILVKPATYAIISKASSSVNQGKAQSFIGGTQSISHLLSPIAMTPLTSWFLSTNAPFDCKGFSIICASICMIISLCFACLLKPDDHSCSSDDDIENNQQTALLSE from the exons ATGGCATGGTGGAGTGGGCTAAGGGAGCTAAAGCCTTTGCTTCACTTGCTGCTTCCACTTAGCATCCATTGGGTTGCTGAAGAAATGACCGTTTCTGTTCTTGTTGATGTCACCACTTCTGCTCTCTGTCCTCGTCACACTACTTGCTCCAAAGCCATTTACATCAATGGCCTTCAACAAACG GTTGTTGGAATTTTCAAGATGGTGGTTCTTCCAATACTAGGTCAGCTTTCGGATGAACATGGCCGTAAGCCTTTGCTTCTCATTACCATGTCAACTACTATTATTCCTTTTG CTTTACTTGCCTGGAATCAATCTGAGAGATTTGTCTATGCTTACTATGTTCTTCGAACAATTTCATTTATAATCAGTCAAgggagcattttctgcatttCTGCTGCATATGTG GCAGATGTTATCAGTGAAAGCAAAAGAGCAGCTGTATTTGGTTGGATTACTGGCATGTTTTCTGCTTCACATGTTCTTGGGAATTTCCTTGCTCGGTTTCTTCCCCAAAGCTACATTTTCATG GTTTCAATAGCACTTTTGATATTTTGTCCTGTTTATATGCAATTCTTCCTCATTGAGACGGTGAAAGTTGCTCCGAGAAAAAATCATGAGTCAGGATGCTGCATGAAGGTAGTTGATTTTCTCAACCAGAGATACAAATCTATGAGAAAAGCTGCAGAAATAGTCATGTTCAG TCCAACATTGAGGGGCATGGCTATTGTCACCTTCTTTTACAAGTTGGGAATGTCAGGCATAAACAGTGTTTTACTG TACTATTTGAAAGCCGTTTTCGGTTTCAACAAAAATCAGTTCTCAGAACTTCTGATGATGGTTGGAATTGGTTCAATATTTTCTCAG ATGGTGGTGCTTCCCCTACTAAATCCACTGGTTGGAGAGAAAGTGATACTTTGCTCTGCATTGCTTGCATCAATAGCATAT GCATGGCTCTATGGATTAGCATGGGCATCTTGG GTACCATACTTGAGTGCCTCTTTTGGTGTCATCTATATCCTTGTAAAACCCGCT ACATATGCTATTATCTCAAAAGCATCAAGCTCAGTCAATCAG GGAAAAGCACAAAGTTTTATTGGTGGAACACAATCTATATCACATTTACTATCACCTATTGCTATGACTCCATTGACTT CATGGTTTCTATCTACAAATGCTCCTTTTGATTGCAAAGGTTTCAGTATTATATGTGCATCAATATGCATG ATAATTTCACTTTGTTTTGCTTGCCTGCTGAAGCCCGATGATCATagttgctcaagtgatgatgacATAGAGAACAACCAGCAAACCGCTCTTCTTAGTGAATAG